One Meles meles chromosome 11, mMelMel3.1 paternal haplotype, whole genome shotgun sequence DNA segment encodes these proteins:
- the B3GALT9 gene encoding beta-1,3-galactosyltransferase 9 has product MQVTFCRLRTHQWCFILFNVILFHALLFGADFVEEYFLRALPYVDMKVLEIKDKARKLNMEPLRSNLSKYYILSQSEVCKGKNIFLLSLIFSSPGNGTRRDLIRKTWGNVTSVQGHHILTLFALGMPVLVTTQKEIDKESHKNNDIIEGIFLDTSENQTLKIITMMQWAVTFCPNALFVLKVDEEMFVNLPSLVNYLLNLKEHLEDIYVGRVIHQDTPNRDPNSQEFVPFSKYPEKYYPDYCSGEAFIMSQDVARMMYVVFNKVPIMVPADVFVGICAKSIGLIPIHSSRFSGKKHIRYNRCCYKFIFTSLETTDAEMPLAWEEISSGKECTLFETYYGLISCKLLTYLDSFKRFHMSTVKNYDMYFGD; this is encoded by the exons ATGCAG GTGACATTCTGCAGACTTCGGACTCACCAGTGGTGTTTCATTCTATTTAATGTTATCCTATTTCACGCCTTGCTTTTTGGGGCTGATTTTGTGGAAGAATACTTTCTGCGTGCTTTGCCTTATGTAGATATGAAAGTTCTTGAAATAAAGGATAAGGCAAGAAAATTGAACATGGAACCCCTAAGAAGTAATCTTTCCAAGTATTATATCCTGAGCCAGTCGGAGGTGTGTAAAGGGAAGAATATATTTTTACTCTCTCTTATCTTCAGTAGCCCAGGAAACGGAACAAGGCGGGACCTCATCAGGAAAACCTGGGGTAATGTGACCAGTGTCCAAGGGCACCACATTCTCACACTGTTTGCTTTGGGAATGCCTGTTTTGGTAACTACCCAGAAAGAGATAGACAAAGAGTCCCATAAGAATAATGATATAATTGAAGGAATCTTCTTGGACACTTCTGAGAACCAAACCCTGAAGATCATCACAATGATGCAATGGGCTGTGACTTTTTGCCCTAATGCCCTATTCGTTCTCAAGGTTGATGAAGAGATGTTTGTCAATCTTCCAAGCTTGGTAAACTATCTTCTCAATCTGAAAGAACACCTTGAGGATATCTATGTGGGAAGAGTTATCCATCAGGATACACCCAACAGAGACCCCAATAGTCAAGAATTTGTCCCTTTTAGCAAGTACCCAGAAAAGTACTACCCAGATTACTGCAGTGGTGAAGCCTTTATTATGTCCCAAGATGTGGCTCGGATGATGTATGTGGTTTTCAACAAAGTACCCATAATGGTTCCTGCTGATGTGTTTGTAGGGATTTGTGCCAAGTCCATTGGCCTTATACCCATCCACAGTTCCAGGTTTTCTGGGAAAAAGCACATCAGATACAACAGATGTTGCTATAAGTTCATTTTTACGTCCTTGGAAACTACAGATGCTGAAATGCCCCTGGCATGGGAGGAAATTAGCAGTGGGAAAGAATGTACCCTGTTTGAGACTTACTATGGGCTCATTTCCTGCAAACTTCTGACATACCTTGACAGCTTTAAACGTTTTCACATGAGTACCGTTAAAAACTATGACATGTATTTTGGTGATTAG